A genomic segment from Microbacterium sp. SORGH_AS_0428 encodes:
- a CDS encoding M20/M25/M40 family metallo-hydrolase, producing MATALDRLRELLRIATVSYADESRVDAAAFDEFHAALERLYPLVHARLERELVVGHALLYRWPGRTSERPLVLMAHQDVVPVVEEDWDRDPFGAELIGEGAEQAVYARGAIDDKGALVAILEAVEELLARDVVPENDVYLAFGHNEETAGDGARAIAETLRARGVRPALVVDEGGAVVDGVLPGIARPTAMIGVAERGTMTVWLTAREQGGHASTPPARPATARLARAVDRLARHPFPVRLVPPVRAMLRTLAPHAPKPLGAALRSLAFTGPLVAGVLARLGPETNALVRTTAVATELEGAPGENVLAATARAAINVRLLTGDTTVSAVARIRRVVADETIKIEVRAASDPSPISPWRGEPWRRIARAIGSSLGGEIVATPYIQLGASDSRWFTGICDNVYRFTPFHLTRAEREALHAHNERIRVEVWLRGIGFYRDLITGS from the coding sequence GTGGCGACGGCACTGGACAGACTGCGCGAGCTCCTCAGGATCGCAACGGTCTCGTACGCGGACGAGTCGCGCGTGGATGCGGCGGCGTTCGATGAGTTCCACGCCGCACTCGAGCGCCTGTATCCCCTCGTGCACGCCCGGCTGGAGCGGGAGCTCGTCGTCGGTCACGCGCTCCTCTACCGATGGCCGGGACGCACGTCCGAGCGACCGCTCGTGCTCATGGCGCACCAGGATGTCGTCCCCGTGGTCGAGGAGGACTGGGATCGCGATCCGTTCGGCGCCGAGCTCATCGGGGAGGGCGCCGAGCAGGCCGTCTATGCGCGGGGAGCGATCGACGACAAGGGCGCGCTCGTTGCCATCCTGGAGGCCGTCGAAGAACTGCTGGCGCGCGACGTCGTGCCCGAGAACGACGTGTACCTCGCCTTCGGACACAACGAGGAGACGGCCGGCGACGGTGCGCGCGCGATCGCGGAGACGCTGCGCGCTCGCGGTGTGCGGCCTGCTCTCGTGGTCGATGAGGGCGGCGCCGTCGTCGACGGGGTGCTTCCGGGCATCGCGCGTCCGACGGCGATGATCGGCGTCGCCGAGCGCGGCACGATGACGGTGTGGCTCACGGCGCGCGAGCAGGGCGGCCACGCATCCACGCCGCCGGCGCGTCCGGCGACGGCGCGGCTGGCCCGTGCCGTCGACCGGTTGGCCCGCCATCCGTTCCCGGTGCGGCTCGTCCCGCCGGTGCGCGCGATGCTCCGCACGCTCGCACCGCACGCGCCGAAGCCGCTGGGTGCAGCCCTGCGTTCCCTCGCATTCACGGGGCCGCTGGTCGCGGGTGTGCTGGCCCGGTTGGGCCCCGAGACGAACGCGCTGGTGCGCACGACCGCCGTGGCGACCGAACTCGAGGGTGCACCGGGGGAGAACGTGCTGGCTGCGACAGCGCGGGCGGCGATCAACGTGCGCCTGCTCACCGGAGACACGACCGTCTCCGCCGTCGCGCGGATCCGCCGCGTCGTCGCCGACGAGACGATCAAGATCGAGGTGCGCGCGGCGAGCGATCCCTCGCCCATCTCACCGTGGCGCGGAGAGCCGTGGCGTCGCATCGCACGCGCGATCGGCTCGTCGCTGGGCGGCGAGATCGTGGCGACGCCCTACATCCAGCTCGGCGCGAGCGACAGCCGCTGGTTCACGGGCATCTGTGACAACGTCTACCGCTTCACGCCTTTCCATCTCACCCGCGCCGAGCGCGAGGCGCTGCACGCGCACAACGAACGCATCCGCGTCGAGGTGTGGCTGCGAGGGATCGGTTTCTACCGGGACCTCATCACCGGGAGCTGA
- a CDS encoding LacI family DNA-binding transcriptional regulator, with the protein MSDDATGRRPSIRDVARLAEVSHQTVSRVINNHPSIRPETRERVLAVMAQVQYRPNRAARALVTSRSQTIGILSASSTQYGPASSIAAIESAARERGYWVSTANISPHDPDSIPDGIAHLMAQSVEGLVVIAPQVRVFRALAEQQLDVPYVTLQSTELDPQHALSVDQIAGARLATRHLIQLGHRWIYHLAGPQDWIEAEARMRGFLEEMSANDVPTTAPILGDWTAEFGYYAGRELLRVRDFTAVFASNDQMALGLLHAIRDEGLDVPRDISVVGFDDIPESAHFWPPLTTVRQDFADLGRRCVDILLGPADGSDAVVAPIVPELIVRGSSGPVSPI; encoded by the coding sequence ATGAGCGACGATGCGACGGGGCGACGGCCCAGTATCCGCGATGTGGCGCGCTTGGCGGAGGTCTCACATCAGACCGTCTCCCGGGTGATCAACAACCATCCGAGCATCCGGCCGGAGACGCGTGAGCGGGTGCTCGCCGTCATGGCGCAGGTGCAGTACCGTCCGAATCGCGCCGCGCGCGCACTGGTGACCAGCCGTTCGCAGACCATCGGGATCCTGTCGGCCTCCAGCACGCAGTACGGGCCTGCCTCCAGCATCGCGGCCATCGAATCCGCCGCCCGCGAGCGCGGCTACTGGGTGAGCACCGCGAACATCTCGCCCCATGACCCCGATTCGATCCCCGACGGCATCGCGCACCTGATGGCGCAGTCCGTCGAAGGGCTGGTCGTCATCGCGCCGCAGGTCCGCGTCTTCCGCGCGCTCGCCGAGCAGCAGCTCGACGTGCCGTACGTCACGCTGCAGTCCACCGAGCTCGACCCGCAGCATGCGCTGTCCGTCGACCAGATCGCGGGCGCCCGCCTCGCCACGCGCCATCTGATCCAGCTCGGCCATCGCTGGATCTATCATCTCGCCGGCCCGCAGGACTGGATCGAGGCGGAGGCGCGAATGCGGGGCTTCCTCGAGGAGATGAGCGCGAACGACGTGCCCACCACCGCCCCCATCCTGGGGGACTGGACGGCGGAGTTCGGCTACTACGCGGGCCGGGAGCTGCTGCGCGTGCGCGACTTCACCGCGGTGTTCGCCTCCAACGACCAGATGGCCCTGGGGCTGCTGCACGCGATCCGGGATGAGGGTCTCGACGTCCCGAGGGACATCAGCGTGGTGGGCTTCGACGACATCCCAGAATCCGCGCACTTCTGGCCGCCGCTGACCACCGTCCGCCAGGACTTCGCCGACCTCGGCCGGCGCTGCGTCGACATCCTGCTCGGCCCGGCGGACGGCTCGGATGCGGTCGTCGCCCCCATCGTTCCGGAGCTCATCGTCCGGGGGTCCTCGGGGCCGGTCAGCCCGATCTGA
- a CDS encoding L-ribulose-5-phosphate 4-epimerase: MDAARGEGYATGVKTEVVIARVRAEVAALHGELVRYGLVVWTGGNISERVPGADLFVIKPSGVSYDDLAPENMILCDLDGRVVEDTPGSDRQPSSDTAAHAYVYRNMPAVGGIVHTHSDYATAWAARGEEIPCVITAMADEFGGPIPVGPFAIIGDDSIGRGIVDTLTDHRSPAVLMAGHGPFTIGATARDAVKAAVMLEDVARTVHIAAQRGSLTPLPEQVIDRLYERYQHVYGQHGDPHPTPRSAA; the protein is encoded by the coding sequence ATCGATGCCGCTCGAGGCGAGGGTTACGCCACGGGGGTGAAGACCGAAGTCGTGATCGCTCGCGTGCGCGCCGAGGTCGCAGCCCTTCACGGCGAGCTCGTGCGCTACGGGTTGGTCGTGTGGACCGGCGGCAACATCTCGGAGCGCGTGCCGGGTGCGGATCTGTTCGTGATCAAGCCGTCGGGGGTCTCCTACGACGACCTGGCGCCCGAGAACATGATCCTCTGCGACCTCGACGGCAGGGTGGTCGAGGACACCCCCGGCAGCGACCGCCAGCCTTCCAGCGACACGGCGGCGCACGCATACGTCTATCGGAACATGCCCGCCGTCGGCGGCATCGTGCACACGCACTCCGACTATGCGACGGCCTGGGCCGCGCGCGGCGAAGAGATCCCCTGCGTCATCACCGCGATGGCCGACGAGTTCGGCGGCCCGATCCCGGTCGGGCCGTTCGCGATCATCGGCGACGACTCGATCGGTCGGGGCATCGTCGACACGCTCACCGATCACCGCTCGCCGGCGGTGCTGATGGCCGGGCACGGCCCGTTCACGATCGGCGCCACGGCGCGCGACGCGGTCAAGGCCGCAGTCATGCTCGAGGACGTCGCGCGCACTGTGCACATCGCCGCCCAGCGCGGTTCGCTCACGCCGCTGCCGGAACAGGTGATCGATCGCCTCTACGAGCGCTACCAGCACGTGTACGGACAGCACGGCGACCCGCATCCGACTCCTCGTTCGGCTGCCTGA
- the chvE gene encoding multiple monosaccharide ABC transporter substrate-binding protein: MKSTKFLFAAATVAAGALMLSGCGSSAGGSGGDSGGDGGLIGVAMPTKSSERWIQDGNAVKKQLEDQGYTVDLQYAEDDIPTQVSQIENMITKGAKALIIASIDGTTLTSVLQEAADGDIPVIAYDRLIRDSENVNYYASFDNYKVGVQQANSLLNGLGLTDLDGKAAASAPAGPFNIELFAGSPDDNNATFFWNGAIDTLQPYIDKKVLVVKSGQTDFQQAATLRWDGETAQKRMENILTSTYSDGSKVNAVLSPYDGISRGIISALTDAGYSVGAEWPIISGQDAEIDSVKAIVAGEQYATIFKDTRKLAEVAVKMASALLKGEEPEVNNTEDYDNGKKVVPSYLLESQIVVKDNIKEVLVDSGYWTEDEING, from the coding sequence GTGAAGAGCACCAAGTTCCTGTTCGCCGCGGCAACCGTTGCCGCCGGCGCGCTCATGCTCTCGGGCTGCGGCAGCAGCGCGGGCGGCAGCGGCGGGGACAGCGGCGGAGACGGCGGACTCATCGGGGTCGCCATGCCCACCAAGAGCTCCGAGCGCTGGATTCAGGACGGCAACGCCGTCAAGAAGCAGCTCGAGGACCAGGGCTACACGGTCGACCTGCAGTACGCAGAGGACGACATCCCCACGCAGGTCTCGCAGATCGAGAACATGATCACCAAGGGCGCCAAGGCCCTGATCATCGCCTCGATCGACGGCACGACGCTCACCAGCGTCCTGCAGGAGGCCGCCGACGGCGACATCCCCGTCATCGCCTACGACCGCCTCATCCGCGACAGCGAGAACGTCAACTACTACGCGTCGTTCGACAACTACAAGGTCGGCGTGCAGCAGGCCAACTCGCTGCTCAACGGTCTGGGTCTCACCGACCTCGACGGCAAGGCCGCGGCGTCGGCTCCGGCGGGCCCGTTCAACATCGAGCTGTTCGCCGGTTCGCCCGACGACAACAACGCCACGTTCTTCTGGAACGGTGCGATCGACACGCTTCAGCCCTACATCGACAAGAAGGTCCTGGTCGTCAAGAGCGGTCAGACCGACTTCCAGCAGGCGGCGACGCTGCGCTGGGACGGCGAGACGGCGCAGAAGCGCATGGAGAACATCCTCACCTCGACGTACTCCGACGGCTCGAAGGTCAACGCGGTGCTGTCGCCCTACGACGGCATCTCGCGCGGCATCATCTCGGCTCTCACCGACGCCGGCTACTCGGTCGGTGCCGAGTGGCCGATCATCTCGGGTCAGGACGCCGAGATCGACTCCGTGAAGGCCATCGTCGCCGGTGAGCAGTACGCGACCATCTTCAAGGACACCCGCAAGCTCGCCGAGGTCGCCGTCAAGATGGCCTCCGCTCTGCTCAAGGGCGAGGAGCCCGAGGTGAACAACACCGAGGACTACGACAACGGCAAGAAGGTCGTCCCGTCCTACCTGCTCGAATCGCAGATCGTGGTCAAGGACAACATCAAGGAGGTCCTGGTCGACAGCGGCTACTGGACCGAAGACGAGATCAACGGCTGA
- the mmsA gene encoding multiple monosaccharide ABC transporter ATP-binding protein, producing the protein MSQNILEMRGITKTFPGVKALSNVNLAVQRGEVHAICGENGAGKSTLMKVLSGVYPHGTYDGQIVYNGEEVAFRNLRDSEAKGIVIIHQELALSPYLSIAENIFLNNEQRGPLGLIDWNATNFEAGKLLARVGLRENPTTKINQIGVGKQQLVEIAKALSKEVKLLILDEPTAALNDEDSAHLLDLILHLKGQGITSIIISHKLNEIKKVADTVTVIRDGKTIETIAKNDVTEDRIIKDMVGRDLEHRYPDHEPHIGEELLRVENWTAHHPVDTSRVVVDDVSITVRAGEIVGIAGLMGAGRTEFAMSLFGHSYGTRISGRVFMRGKEIKTRTVSEAIDNGLAYATEDRKTYGLNLIEDIKRNVSMASLKKLEKAGLVNDNEEYRVANEYRRDMNIKAPSVLVKTGKLSGGNQQKVVLSKWIYSDPDVLILDEPTRGIDVGAKYEIYTIINKLAASGKGIIVISSELPELLGISDRVYALSEGRITGELPIAEASPESVLKLMTMEKPR; encoded by the coding sequence ATGTCCCAGAACATCCTCGAGATGCGTGGGATCACCAAGACATTCCCGGGAGTCAAGGCGCTCTCGAACGTGAATCTCGCCGTCCAGCGCGGCGAGGTGCACGCCATCTGCGGTGAGAACGGCGCCGGTAAGTCGACGCTCATGAAGGTGCTGTCGGGTGTGTACCCCCACGGCACGTACGACGGACAGATCGTCTACAACGGCGAGGAGGTCGCGTTCCGCAACCTCCGCGACAGCGAGGCCAAGGGCATCGTGATCATCCACCAGGAGCTGGCGCTCAGCCCGTACCTGTCGATCGCCGAGAACATCTTCCTCAACAACGAGCAGCGCGGCCCGCTCGGTCTCATCGACTGGAACGCGACGAACTTCGAGGCGGGCAAGCTCCTCGCCCGGGTCGGCCTGCGGGAGAACCCGACGACGAAGATCAACCAGATCGGCGTCGGGAAGCAGCAGCTCGTCGAGATCGCCAAGGCGCTCTCGAAGGAGGTCAAGCTGCTGATTCTCGACGAGCCGACCGCCGCGCTCAACGACGAGGATTCGGCCCACCTCCTGGATCTGATCCTGCACCTGAAGGGTCAGGGGATCACCTCGATCATCATCAGCCACAAGCTCAACGAGATCAAGAAGGTCGCCGACACGGTCACCGTCATCCGCGACGGCAAGACGATCGAGACGATCGCCAAGAACGACGTCACCGAGGACCGCATCATCAAGGACATGGTGGGTCGCGACCTCGAACACCGTTACCCGGACCACGAGCCCCACATCGGCGAAGAGCTGCTGCGGGTCGAGAACTGGACGGCCCACCATCCCGTCGACACCTCGCGCGTCGTCGTCGACGACGTGTCGATCACGGTGCGGGCGGGGGAGATCGTCGGGATCGCCGGCCTCATGGGCGCCGGTCGCACCGAGTTCGCGATGAGCCTGTTCGGCCACAGCTATGGGACGAGGATCTCCGGCCGGGTGTTCATGCGCGGCAAGGAGATCAAGACGCGCACCGTCTCGGAGGCCATCGACAACGGACTCGCCTACGCGACCGAGGACCGCAAGACGTACGGGCTGAACCTCATCGAGGACATCAAGCGCAACGTCTCCATGGCTTCTCTCAAGAAGCTCGAGAAGGCGGGCCTGGTCAACGACAACGAGGAGTACCGCGTCGCGAACGAGTACCGCCGCGACATGAACATCAAGGCGCCCAGCGTGCTGGTCAAGACCGGGAAGCTCTCCGGCGGCAACCAGCAGAAGGTCGTGCTCTCGAAGTGGATCTACTCGGATCCCGACGTCCTGATCCTCGACGAGCCGACCCGCGGCATCGACGTGGGTGCGAAGTACGAGATCTACACGATCATCAACAAGCTCGCCGCATCCGGCAAGGGCATCATCGTCATCTCGTCCGAGCTGCCCGAACTGCTCGGCATCTCCGACCGCGTCTACGCGCTGTCCGAGGGTCGCATCACGGGAGAGCTGCCGATCGCAGAGGCGAGCCCCGAATCCGTTCTCAAGCTCATGACCATGGAGAAGCCCCGCTGA
- the mmsB gene encoding multiple monosaccharide ABC transporter permease yields MSNNDTAAGATINPVDNKATRWITHVLTDLGKNGIFIALLAVVVLFAVLTDGILLRPQNISNLVVQNGYILVLAIGMVMVIIAGHIDLSVGSVAAFIGAVSGVFAVQWGLPWWLAIILSLAIGALVGAWQGFWVAFVGIPAFIVTLAGMLIFRGLALVVLGNANIGSFPDEYRALGNGFLDGIFGGDPDVFTLLIGAVGIIALVVQQWRTRAGRRKYGQDVEPIVWFVAKLVLIAAAIAFFTYSLAAYKGIPVTLIVLAVLVLVYGVVMNRSVFGRHIYAIGGNRHAAELSGIKTRRVDFWLFVNMGLLAALAGLIFTARLNLAGPKAGDGFELEAISAAFIGGAAVQGGVGTIGGAIIGGLIIGVLNNGMSIMGIGIEWQQAVKGLVLLLAVAFDVYNKRRSGN; encoded by the coding sequence ATGTCGAACAACGACACCGCTGCCGGGGCGACGATCAACCCGGTCGACAACAAGGCCACCCGCTGGATCACGCACGTGCTCACCGACCTGGGCAAGAACGGCATCTTCATCGCGCTGCTCGCGGTCGTGGTGCTGTTCGCCGTCCTGACCGACGGCATCCTGCTGCGTCCGCAGAACATCTCGAACCTGGTCGTGCAGAACGGCTACATCCTCGTGCTCGCGATCGGCATGGTGATGGTCATCATCGCCGGACACATCGACCTGTCGGTCGGATCCGTGGCGGCCTTCATCGGCGCGGTCTCGGGCGTCTTCGCGGTGCAGTGGGGATTGCCCTGGTGGCTCGCGATCATCCTCTCGCTCGCCATCGGCGCGCTGGTGGGTGCGTGGCAGGGCTTCTGGGTGGCCTTCGTGGGCATCCCCGCCTTCATCGTGACCCTGGCGGGCATGCTCATCTTCCGCGGGCTCGCGCTCGTGGTTCTCGGCAACGCGAACATCGGCTCCTTCCCCGACGAGTACCGCGCGCTCGGCAACGGCTTCCTCGACGGCATCTTCGGCGGCGACCCGGATGTGTTCACGCTGCTGATCGGTGCGGTCGGCATCATCGCCCTCGTCGTGCAGCAGTGGCGCACCCGCGCCGGACGCCGCAAGTACGGGCAGGACGTCGAGCCGATCGTCTGGTTCGTCGCCAAGCTCGTGCTGATCGCCGCAGCGATCGCGTTCTTCACGTACTCGCTCGCGGCGTACAAGGGCATCCCGGTCACGCTCATCGTGCTGGCCGTTCTCGTGCTCGTCTACGGCGTCGTCATGAACCGCTCGGTCTTCGGTCGCCACATCTACGCGATCGGCGGCAACCGCCACGCGGCGGAGCTGTCGGGCATCAAGACGCGTCGGGTCGATTTCTGGCTGTTCGTCAACATGGGGCTGCTGGCGGCGCTGGCCGGCCTCATCTTCACCGCTCGCCTGAACCTGGCCGGCCCCAAGGCCGGTGACGGCTTCGAGCTCGAGGCCATCTCGGCGGCCTTCATCGGCGGCGCGGCGGTGCAGGGCGGCGTCGGAACCATCGGCGGTGCGATCATCGGTGGTCTGATCATCGGCGTGCTGAACAACGGCATGTCGATCATGGGCATCGGCATCGAGTGGCAGCAGGCGGTGAAGGGTCTCGTGCTCCTTCTCGCCGTCGCCTTCGACGTGTACAACAAGCGGCGCTCCGGCAACTGA
- a CDS encoding LLM class flavin-dependent oxidoreductase has product MAKRIILNAFDMTCVSHQSAGTWRHPDSRATTYKDLEYWTELAKLLERGRFDSLFIADVLGTYDVYRGSAATALGDADQVPVNDPFLQVPAMALVTEHLGFGVTAALTYEQPYALARKFSTLDHLTKGRVAWNVVTSYLNSAAINLGLSKQIAHDDRYEIAEEFVDVTYKLWEGSWDEDAVVADRERGVYTDATKVHPIGHQGTYYSVPGIHLSEPSPQRTPVIFQAGASPRGRAFAARHGEGVFISPANPAQAREIVRDIRSRAAAEGRDPDDVKTFALVTVITAESDAAARAKYEDYLSYASGEGMLAFYGGWTGIDFGQWDPDQPLEEVENDSLRSVLSSLAKIDPERRWTPADIVAQRSIGGMGPVIVGGPETVADELERWVDEGEIDGFNFAYAITPGSFEDLVEFIVPELQRRGRAQTEYAGSTLRESLYGAGHARVADTHPAARYRGAFADGASAADGTLPSRIADRLAVL; this is encoded by the coding sequence ATGGCAAAGCGCATCATCCTGAACGCCTTCGACATGACGTGCGTCAGTCACCAGTCCGCCGGCACCTGGCGCCACCCCGACAGCCGGGCCACGACCTACAAGGACCTCGAGTACTGGACCGAGCTCGCGAAGCTGCTCGAACGCGGCCGCTTCGACTCGCTGTTCATCGCGGACGTGCTGGGCACCTACGACGTGTACCGGGGCTCCGCGGCCACGGCCCTCGGCGATGCCGACCAGGTACCGGTGAACGATCCGTTCCTGCAGGTCCCGGCGATGGCGCTCGTCACCGAGCACCTCGGGTTCGGCGTCACAGCGGCGCTGACCTACGAGCAGCCGTATGCGCTCGCGCGCAAGTTCTCGACGCTCGACCACCTGACCAAGGGGCGCGTCGCCTGGAACGTCGTGACGAGCTACCTGAACAGCGCCGCGATCAACCTCGGCCTGAGCAAGCAGATCGCCCACGACGACCGGTACGAGATCGCGGAGGAGTTCGTCGACGTCACCTACAAGCTCTGGGAGGGCTCGTGGGACGAGGACGCGGTCGTCGCCGACCGCGAACGGGGCGTGTACACCGACGCCACGAAGGTGCATCCGATCGGTCACCAGGGCACCTACTACTCCGTGCCGGGCATCCACCTGAGCGAGCCGTCTCCGCAGCGCACCCCGGTGATCTTCCAGGCCGGCGCCTCCCCACGCGGACGCGCCTTCGCCGCCCGTCACGGCGAAGGTGTCTTCATCAGCCCCGCGAACCCCGCGCAGGCGCGCGAGATCGTCCGCGACATCCGCTCCCGCGCTGCGGCGGAGGGGCGCGACCCCGACGACGTGAAGACGTTCGCGCTGGTCACCGTCATCACTGCCGAGTCGGATGCGGCGGCTCGCGCCAAGTACGAGGACTATCTGTCCTACGCCTCTGGCGAGGGGATGCTCGCGTTCTACGGCGGCTGGACCGGTATCGACTTCGGACAGTGGGATCCCGACCAGCCGCTCGAAGAGGTCGAGAACGACAGCCTGCGCTCCGTGCTCTCCTCTCTCGCGAAGATCGACCCCGAACGCCGGTGGACCCCCGCCGACATCGTCGCGCAGCGCTCCATCGGCGGGATGGGGCCGGTCATCGTGGGCGGCCCCGAAACCGTCGCCGACGAGCTGGAGCGATGGGTCGATGAGGGCGAGATCGACGGCTTCAACTTCGCCTACGCGATCACGCCAGGCTCCTTCGAGGATCTGGTGGAGTTCATCGTGCCCGAACTCCAGCGCCGCGGACGGGCGCAGACCGAGTACGCGGGCTCGACGCTGCGCGAGTCGCTCTACGGCGCCGGCCACGCGCGGGTCGCCGACACGCATCCGGCGGCGCGCTACCGCGGAGCCTTCGCCGACGGCGCGAGCGCGGCGGACGGAACGCTGCCCTCACGCATCGCCGATCGGCTCGCCGTCCTCTGA
- a CDS encoding NADP-dependent oxidoreductase: MTHAIVYSEHGGPDVLTLTDIEIPSPEAGQVAVRIEAAGVNPIDAKLRAGLRGPVPMTHPRRIGSDGAGVVTAVGAGVEGFRVGDPVVIFSAGGLYSERAIVKVGSIQPRPPQVDAATGAALGIPVGTAYQSLRSLDVRDGDTLVVHAGSGAVGQAAVQFAVLWGATVVATSSPSRFDRLRELGAIPVAYGEGLEQRLREAAPQGYTAAFDAAGTDEAIAASLALVEDRSRIATIVRGADAAGFGIRAFSGGSPEPLTDQQLAWRAEAVPVVLALLSTGRFSVELGEQLPLADAPQAHRLIEAHSPGKITLVP, encoded by the coding sequence ATGACACACGCGATCGTCTACTCCGAGCACGGCGGCCCCGACGTCCTCACCCTCACCGACATCGAGATACCCTCCCCGGAGGCGGGCCAGGTGGCCGTGCGCATCGAAGCGGCGGGCGTCAATCCGATCGACGCGAAGCTGCGAGCGGGCCTGCGCGGCCCCGTCCCGATGACGCATCCCCGCCGCATCGGCAGTGACGGCGCCGGCGTGGTGACGGCCGTCGGCGCCGGCGTCGAGGGGTTCCGCGTCGGCGACCCCGTCGTGATCTTCTCCGCCGGCGGCCTCTACTCCGAACGGGCGATCGTCAAGGTCGGCTCGATCCAGCCGCGACCGCCTCAGGTGGACGCCGCGACGGGCGCCGCCCTCGGCATCCCGGTCGGCACCGCCTACCAGTCGCTGCGCTCGCTCGACGTGCGCGACGGCGACACCCTCGTCGTCCACGCGGGTTCCGGCGCCGTCGGCCAGGCCGCCGTGCAGTTCGCCGTGCTCTGGGGCGCGACGGTCGTCGCCACCTCGTCCCCGTCCCGTTTCGACCGGCTCCGCGAGCTCGGCGCGATCCCGGTCGCCTACGGCGAAGGACTCGAGCAGCGCCTGCGCGAGGCGGCGCCGCAGGGCTACACCGCGGCCTTCGACGCGGCCGGAACGGACGAGGCCATCGCCGCCTCACTCGCCCTCGTCGAGGATCGTTCGCGCATCGCAACGATCGTGCGCGGGGCGGATGCGGCGGGATTCGGCATCCGTGCGTTCTCGGGCGGCTCCCCCGAACCGCTCACCGACCAGCAGCTCGCGTGGCGGGCCGAGGCGGTTCCGGTCGTGCTGGCGCTGCTGTCGACGGGACGCTTCTCGGTCGAGCTCGGCGAGCAGCTTCCGCTCGCAGACGCGCCGCAGGCGCACCGGCTCATCGAGGCGCACTCCCCCGGCAAGATCACGCTGGTGCCCTGA